Genomic segment of Priestia megaterium NBRC 15308 = ATCC 14581:
TTATTAATTTCAAATATGAATTTAACATACAATTTATCGTTTTACAATAAATTTTTTCTGTTTAATATTATATTATTATTGTTATGAGAATATACTTTTCGTTTCTTACAAATATAAAAAGCATTTCTCATGACAAAGAAATGCTCTATAAATGTAAATATTTAATTTATACCTTTATCAACTAACCTGCACCGATAATTGATGAAGATCGACGTTGTATGAATACAGTAACACTAACGAAATAGATACTAATTAATAAATGTAGTGATTATTTCTTAGATACATGTAGCTACTTCAGTAAACTTGCTGTCCATTCAAAAAATAAATAAGAAACTTACTGAACAGCCAAGGATATAAACATTCTCTCGCTTTTTAAAGGAACTATCTTAATATCATTATTTTGCATTTTATGAAAAATATTACTTAATTTTAACTAGTTAAAAGTATTTTGCCCTTAATTTTAGTAGTAAGAGCTTTTTTTACATCTGGAAGATGATATTGAGCTTGGGGTTTTGTGAATGTTAACTGTTTCTTATGAATAAATTGTATAAGCTGATAAAATGTTTCGTGCCATTTACGTGTAGAGACTTTTTGGTTCCAATGACGTAAATGAAATATATTTGTTTTTATTTTATTATTATTCATAATTTCTGCCCAATTGACAGGTATTCCTGATAGAAGACCTATAGTCAAAAATATTCCATTTGGACTGACACAATAGGCTAAGTTTGTACCAGAAGGTCCACCAATAGAGTCAATTGCTGCTTTGGCTCCACGACCATTCGTCAATTCCATAACCGTATCGTAGAGTGGGGTCGTCCCTGTATTAATTACATATGAAGCACCAAGTTGAGTTAATTCCTCTGTGTAGATATTATTTCGAGTTACTGCAATCAAACGAAACCCCAAAATACGGGATAATTGAGCAAAAACACGACCAATAGAAGAGCCGCAGGCATTTACAATTAGGTCATCTCCTGGTTTTAACGCTAATACTTCCGTACAAATCACCCATGCTGTGATAGGGTTGATATAAAGCTGTGCAGCTATGTAATCCTCTAGATAATCTGGAACTATAATGGCTAGTTCAGCTGATGTTTTTACAAACTCCTGCCATGTACCTTCACCCCGTAAGGGTAATACTCGTTTGCCAAGAAACCATTTAGAAACAGATGGACCTACTTCTTCTACGGTACCAACTCCTTCATATCCCGGAATGGCAGGTAAAGAAATCCGATTTGAATAGGCCCCTCTAATAGGAATTAAATCCGATGGATTGATTGGTCGAGTTTTCATTCGTACTAGCACTTCGCCAACTCCAGGATCTTTCACTTGTTTATTTTCTATTTGTAAAACTTGTTGAGGTTCTCCGAATTCATAAAATTTAATGCTTGTTGCTTTCAAGATAGGTATCCTCCTTTAGTTTGTTCATTTATATAGTTATAGTGTACAACCTCTTCATTTCTAGTTCTTATAACAACTATTACAGATAGCATGAAAGGAATTTCAGTTGGGGTTTTAATTCATATGATTTGGGTGCATATCTCGAATTTTATTAAACTATAAACAAAAATATATAATCCATACCGCGCAAAAATAATATTTAAGTAACAAGCTGATTTATTTCGGATCAAAGCCAATACTAATGTCTAGCACCAAAAACAATGACTGCATTTAATAAAGAAATTTAGATATCTGAGGAAGCGTATATATATAC
This window contains:
- a CDS encoding zinc-dependent alcohol dehydrogenase family protein: MKATSIKFYEFGEPQQVLQIENKQVKDPGVGEVLVRMKTRPINPSDLIPIRGAYSNRISLPAIPGYEGVGTVEEVGPSVSKWFLGKRVLPLRGEGTWQEFVKTSAELAIIVPDYLEDYIAAQLYINPITAWVICTEVLALKPGDDLIVNACGSSIGRVFAQLSRILGFRLIAVTRNNIYTEELTQLGASYVINTGTTPLYDTVMELTNGRGAKAAIDSIGGPSGTNLAYCVSPNGIFLTIGLLSGIPVNWAEIMNNNKIKTNIFHLRHWNQKVSTRKWHETFYQLIQFIHKKQLTFTKPQAQYHLPDVKKALTTKIKGKILLTS